From a single Leclercia sp. AS011 genomic region:
- a CDS encoding amino acid ABC transporter ATP-binding protein, translating to MLSGLFSRSAAPAADFSHLAQASVTFSEVAKRYGDRPVLKGINLSVTPGEVVAILGPSGSGKSTLIRLINQLETLTSGDILIDGKSTRQLSRQALRQLRSRVGFVFQQFNLYSHLTARQNIALALKHVHGWRPAEADTRAEALLAQVGLPDKADHYPEALSGGQQQRVAIARALASSPQIILFDEPTSALDPEMIGEVLLVMKALAHSGITMIVVTHEMQFAREIADRVVFIDGGHILEVAPPEQFFQHPTHPRTQRFLQKVLNPLHPGGA from the coding sequence ATGCTGTCAGGTTTATTTTCACGCTCCGCGGCACCTGCCGCGGATTTTTCACATCTGGCGCAGGCCAGCGTCACCTTTTCTGAGGTGGCAAAACGCTACGGCGACCGCCCGGTGCTGAAAGGCATCAATCTCAGCGTCACGCCGGGTGAAGTGGTGGCTATTCTTGGCCCTTCGGGCTCCGGGAAATCGACGCTGATCCGCCTTATTAACCAGCTGGAAACCCTCACCTCAGGCGACATCCTGATCGACGGCAAATCGACGCGTCAGCTTAGCCGCCAGGCATTGCGCCAGCTGCGCAGCCGGGTTGGGTTTGTCTTTCAACAGTTCAACCTCTACAGCCATCTGACGGCCCGGCAAAACATCGCCCTGGCGCTGAAGCACGTTCACGGCTGGCGGCCCGCCGAGGCCGACACCCGCGCTGAGGCGCTGCTGGCGCAGGTGGGCCTGCCGGATAAAGCCGATCATTATCCGGAGGCCTTATCCGGCGGACAGCAGCAGCGGGTGGCGATCGCCCGGGCGCTGGCCTCCTCGCCGCAGATCATCCTGTTTGATGAGCCCACCTCGGCACTCGATCCGGAGATGATTGGCGAAGTGCTGCTGGTGATGAAGGCCCTCGCCCACAGCGGGATCACCATGATTGTCGTCACCCATGAGATGCAGTTTGCCCGGGAGATTGCCGACCGGGTGGTGTTCATCGACGGGGGGCATATTCTGGAGGTGGCTCCGCCGGAGCAGTTCTTCCAGCATCCCACTCATCCGCGCACCCAGCGTTTTCTGCAGAAGGTGCTTAACCCGCTGCATCCGGGAGGCGCGTGA
- a CDS encoding amino acid ABC transporter permease translates to MPPLDWQGVLTGQPLQWILSGFLTTLWVTLAGMVVASLITLACLGLRLAGGRIGAKIVAAWISLFRNTPLLVQLLFWYFAAWNGLPADLRTFVMDDHPWSVLPGQVWWFTPEFLCSAWGLGVFTSAFLTEEISAGLRAVSAGQREAALAQGFSAWPLLRYILLPQGLANAWQPVVGQYLNLMKLSSLASGIGFAELTYQVRQIESYNAHALEAFSVGTVLYLLSGVAMGVLLTKLGPARERRQRAALIPRSEKKC, encoded by the coding sequence ATGCCGCCCCTCGACTGGCAAGGGGTGCTGACCGGCCAGCCCTTGCAGTGGATCCTCTCCGGTTTTCTCACCACCCTGTGGGTGACCCTGGCGGGAATGGTGGTCGCCAGCCTCATCACCCTCGCCTGTCTGGGATTGCGTCTCGCCGGGGGACGCATCGGGGCGAAAATCGTCGCCGCGTGGATCTCGCTGTTTCGCAATACCCCCCTGCTGGTGCAGCTCCTGTTCTGGTATTTCGCCGCCTGGAACGGGCTGCCTGCGGATTTGCGCACCTTTGTGATGGACGATCACCCCTGGTCGGTGCTGCCGGGCCAGGTCTGGTGGTTCACGCCGGAGTTTCTCTGCTCCGCCTGGGGGCTGGGGGTCTTTACCTCCGCCTTTTTGACCGAGGAGATTTCCGCCGGGCTGCGCGCCGTGTCGGCCGGGCAGCGGGAAGCCGCCCTGGCGCAGGGCTTTTCCGCCTGGCCGCTGCTGCGCTACATCCTGCTGCCGCAGGGGCTGGCGAACGCCTGGCAGCCGGTGGTGGGTCAGTATCTTAACCTGATGAAACTCTCGTCGCTGGCGAGCGGGATTGGCTTTGCGGAACTGACCTACCAGGTGCGGCAGATCGAGAGCTATAACGCCCACGCCCTGGAGGCGTTCAGCGTCGGCACGGTGCTGTACCTGCTCAGCGGCGTGGCGATGGGCGTCCTGCTGACGAAACTGGGTCCTGCACGCGAACGGCGGCAAAGAGCCGCGCTGATTCCCCGGAGTGAAAAGAAATGCTAG
- a CDS encoding amino acid ABC transporter permease, protein MLAGFTVITDNLDYLLWGRAAAGQPGGVLLTLMMAFGAAALALPGGIALAGLAWRFPGVIRSTLFLWAEIIRGIPLIFVIFWLWYLLPLMTGGDLPGALTVTLALAWFTAAAVMHSVLAGLRALPAGQVEAAQAQGFGALQTLVWVLLPQTLRNTLPSLLGIFISLLKDTSLAFIVNVPELTTVAGQVNNRVQIYPAAIFVFTGVVYYLLCCGIEQLAKRWQVNRPAL, encoded by the coding sequence ATGCTAGCCGGATTCACTGTGATTACCGATAACCTGGATTATCTGCTCTGGGGGCGGGCCGCGGCCGGGCAACCCGGCGGCGTCTTGCTGACGCTGATGATGGCCTTCGGCGCGGCGGCGCTGGCGTTACCCGGCGGGATTGCGCTGGCGGGGCTGGCGTGGCGATTTCCGGGCGTCATACGCAGCACCCTGTTTCTGTGGGCCGAGATCATTCGCGGTATTCCGCTGATATTTGTCATTTTCTGGCTGTGGTATCTGCTGCCGTTGATGACCGGCGGCGATCTCCCCGGGGCGCTGACCGTGACCCTGGCGCTGGCGTGGTTTACCGCCGCCGCGGTGATGCACTCGGTGCTGGCCGGGCTGCGGGCGCTGCCTGCCGGGCAGGTTGAGGCAGCGCAGGCGCAGGGGTTTGGCGCGCTGCAAACGCTCGTGTGGGTGCTGCTGCCGCAGACGTTGCGCAACACCTTACCTTCGCTGCTGGGGATTTTTATCAGCCTGCTGAAAGATACTTCGCTGGCCTTTATCGTCAACGTCCCGGAGTTGACCACCGTCGCAGGCCAGGTCAACAACCGGGTGCAGATCTACCCGGCGGCTATCTTTGTCTTTACGGGGGTGGTCTATTACCTGCTGTGCTGCGGAATTGAACAGCTGGCAAAACGCTGGCAGGTTAACCGGCCAGCGCTTTAA
- the fumD gene encoding fumarate hydratase FumD, with amino-acid sequence MGNVTKDEALYQEMCRVVGKVVLEMRDLGQEPKHIVIAGVLRTALANQRVQRSELTTQAMETVVKALAG; translated from the coding sequence ATGGGCAATGTCACCAAAGACGAAGCGCTGTATCAGGAGATGTGTCGCGTGGTAGGTAAAGTGGTGCTGGAGATGCGCGATCTCGGGCAGGAGCCGAAACATATTGTGATCGCCGGGGTCCTGCGCACCGCGCTGGCGAACCAGCGGGTGCAACGCAGTGAATTAACCACCCAGGCGATGGAAACCGTCGTTAAAGCGCTGGCCGGTTAA